Proteins from a single region of Ischnura elegans chromosome 2, ioIscEleg1.1, whole genome shotgun sequence:
- the LOC124154318 gene encoding platelet-activating factor acetylhydrolase IB subunit alpha1, which produces MNPASTPTQPEDIQGDGRWMSMHKRFLAETMEKEPEILFIGDSLITHLSHTNAWNRWFAPMHALCFGIGGDQTQHVLWRVQNGELEGISPKIVVVLVGTNNHGHNPEQIAEGILEIVKVIRQKQPQAQVVVCSLLPRGQFPNHLRERNIRVNQILKEGISDLSDCHLVDSSEGFVQPLDDSISHLDMYDYLHLTEAGYSKAFAPVNTILRRLLGLDQEEEEEVEYVATEDESEAADVGKEAGGSGDGASAASK; this is translated from the exons ATGAACCCAGCGTCTACACCTACACAACCTGAAGATATCCAAGGGGATGGAAGATGGATGAGTATG CACAAGAGGTTTTTGGCGGAGACAATGGAGAAGGAACCTGAAATCCTCTTCATTGGGGACTCACTTATAACACATTTATCGCACACAAATGCTTGGAATCGGTGGTTTGCACCTATGCACGCACTTTGTTTTGGAATTGGTGGTGATCAAACTCAGCATGTGCTATGGAGAGTTCAAAATGGAGAGCTGGAAGGCATAAGTCCAAAG ATCGTGGTGGTGCTAGTGGGTACAAACAACCATGGACACAATCCAGAACAGATCGCAGAAGGGATCCTAGAAATTGTGAAAGTTATTCGCCAAAAACAACCTCAAGCTCAAGTAGTTGTATGT TCTCTTTTACCTAGGGGTCAGTTTCCTAATCATTTGCGGGAAAGAAACATAAGGGTGAATCAGATACTGAAGGAAGGTATTTCGGATCTAAGTGATTGCCATTTGGTTGATTCTTCAGAAGGTTTCGTTCAACCTCTTGATGATTCTATTAGTCACCTCGACATGTACGACTACCTGCACCTAACAGAAGCGGGCTACTCCAAGGCCTTTGCTCCTGTCAACACCATTCTGAGAAGGTTACTTGGCTTGGAtcaggaggaagaggaagaagtcGAGTATGTGGCCACTGAGGATGAATCTGAGGCAGCTGACGTGGGCAAAGAGGCTGGTGGCAGTGGAGATGGTGCATCTGCTGCATCTAAGTGA